The sequence below is a genomic window from Paenibacillus silvisoli.
GATATAAGGAGATGGATGCATCATGGAAAATGTTTCGCAGCAAACCATTATCGCCGCTTTAGATGTAAAACCAACTGTCGACCCTAAGGACGAAATCCGCCGGCGCGTCGATTTTCTGAAAGCTTACATGCAGCATACCCGGGCAAAAGGTTTCGTGCTCGGCATCTCGGGCGGCCAGGATTCCACGCTTGCCGGGAAGCTGGCGCAGTTAGCCGTGAACGAGTGGAATGCTGAGCATGAAGGCGATCCGAATCAAGCCACGTTTCTTGCCGTGCGGCTCCCCTATGGCGTGCAAAGGGACGAGGACGACTGCCAGGATGCTCTACGATTTATCGAACCGACCCGTACGGTCACGGTGAACATTAAAGGGGCTGTGGATGCGGCGGTTTCCGCTTTTGAGGAGGCGACGGGCGAGAAGCTGGGCGATTTTCATAAAGGGAATGTGAAAGCGCGGGAGCGGATGAAGGTGCAGTACGATTTGGCGGCTCATTATGGGCTTCTCGTCTTGGGCACCGATCATGCGGCGGAAGCGATCACCGGCTTTTATACGAAGCATGGCGACGGAGCGTGCGATGTGGCGCCGATCTTTGGCTTGAACAAGCGGCAAGGGCGTTCGCTGCTGGTCGGGCTGGGCTGCCCGGAACATCTTTATATGAAGAAGCCGACCGCAGACCTGGAAGATTTGAAGCCGGGCATTCCAGATGAAGAGGCGCTTGGCATGAGCTACGAGCAGCTGGATGATTATTTGGAAGGCAAGACGCTCCCGGCAGAGCTAAGCGGCAAAATCGAAGCGCGCTATATGCTGACCGAGCATAAACGCCGCGGTCCGGTAACGGTTTACGATGAATGGTGGAAGGAGTGAGCCTGTATGACGTACGGCAATCTGGCGCTTCATACCGACAAGTATCAGATCAATATGATGTATGCGCACTGGAAGAACGGCTCGATGAACGAGCGGGCGGTATTCGAGATGTTCTTCCGCAAGCTGCCGTTCGGCAATGGCTACGCGGTGGCTGCCGGATTGGAGCGGGTGATTGACTATATCCGCGATCTCCGGTTTGGAGAGGAAGAAATCGCGTATCTAGGCGAGCAGGAGGAGCAGTATGAGGAAACTTTTCTGCAGGAGCTGCGGGGTTTCCGTTTTACCGGTGATCTGGCAGCCGTGCCTGAAGGGACGATCGTGTTTCCGAACGAGCCTTTGATCCGCGTGGAAGCACGGGTGTTCGAGGCGCAGCTGATCGAGACCGCGATGCTCAATTTCGTCAACTATCAATCGTTGATCGCTACGAAAGCTTCGCGTATCAAGCAGGTCGCCGGCAGCGACGTCCTGCTGGAGTTCGGCACGAGACGCGCCCAGGAAGCGGACGCGGCTATATGGGGAGCGCGCGCTTCCTATATAGCGGGCTTCCATGCGACCTCGAATATGCGGGCCGGCATGCAGTTCGGCATTCCGAGCAAAGGCACGCACGCGCATGCTTGGGTGCAGGGGCACGAAACCGAGGAGGAAGCCTTCCGTAAGTACGCGGAGGTGCTTCCCGATCAAGTGACGCTGCTGGTGGATACGTATGATACGCTTCGCAGCGGCGTTCCGAACGCGATCCGGATCGGGCACATGCTGGAGCAGCAGGGCAAGCGGATGAACGGCATTCGGCTCGACAGCGGCGACTTGGCTTATCTTTCGCAGCGCGCCAGGGCGATGCTGGATGAAGCGGGACTCCCTTACGTACAGATTGTCGCGTCGAACGATCTGGATGAAAATATTATTTTCAACCTTAAAGCGCAAGGAGCGCGAATCGATGTTTGGGGTGTCGGCACGCAGCTCATTACGGGCGGCGATCAGCCTGCATTAGGTGGCGTCTATAAGCTGGTTGCCCGCGAGAAGGATGGGGAACTCGTTCCCGTTATCAAAATATCGGGCAATCCCGAGAAGGTGAGCATGCCCGGCGTCAAAGAAGTGTACCGGATCGTGAACCGGAGAACCGGCATGGCGGACGGCGACTACATCGCGCTGCGGCACGAGGAGGCTATTCGGCGAGGCGAGCCTATCAAGCTGTACGATCCTTTGCATCCTTATATTCCTACGGTCATTGCCGAGTATGAAGCGGTGCCGCTGCTGCAGGCGATTTTCCAGGCAGGCGAGCTGGTATATACGCAGCCCAGCTTGGCGGAGATCAGGGCGTATCACGAGAAGCAGCTTGCTCAGTTCTGGCCGCAGTATCTCCGCAAGCTTAATCCGGAGATGTACCGCGTGAACAGCAGTGTCGAAGCGTGGCAGTTGAAACTCGATCTTATCCAACGTTATAGAGCGCAATAAGCCGGTGAGGGGCGCCTTTGGTGCCCCTTTATTGGTAGTTTAAATAATTTATCGAAAAAGCTTGCCATATGGTGTCGAACCATGGTATATTCTAATTCCGCCGCTGAGAGCAACACGGTGCGGGGGACGAAACGAAAAACAAGTTAAAAAATAATGCTTGCAATTCGGTTTTGATGTATGATATATTCTAGATCTGGCCGAGAGGTTGGACGAGAATAACGAATGAATTTGTTCCTTGAAAACTGAACAATGAGCGACCTGTCAAAAGGTTTAACAATTAAGCTAGTTTTTTGAATGAGCTAACAAGCGAATTCATAAATGATCTTCGGATCACTTTTATGGAGAGTTTGATCCTGGCTCAGGACGAACGCTGGCGGCGTGCCTAATACATGCAAGTCGAGCGGATCTTACCTTCGGGTAAGGTTAGCGGCGGACGGGTGAGTAACACGTAGGCAACCTGCCTGTAAGACCGGGATAACATTCGGAAACGAATGCTAATACCGGATACGCAGTTTGATCGCATGATCGGACTGGGAAAGACGGTGCAAGCTGTCACTTACAGATGGGCCTGCGGTGCATTAGCTAGTTGGTGAGGTAACGGCTCACCAAGGCGACGATGCATAGCCGACCTGAGAGGGTGATCGGCCACACTGGGACTGAGACACGGCCCAGACTCCTACGGGAGGCAGCAGTAGGGAATCTTCCGCAATGGACGAAAGTCTGACGGAGCAACGCCGCGTGAGTGATGAAGGTTTTCGGATCGTAAAGCTCTGTTGCCAGGGAAGAACAGCCGAGGGAGTAACTGCCCTTGGAATGACGGTACCTGAGAAGAAAGCCCCGGCTAACTACGTGCCAGCAGCCGCGGTAATACGTAGGGGGCAAGCGTTGTCCGGAATTATTGGGCGTAAAGCGCGCGCAGGCGGCTTTGTAAGTTTGGTGTTTAAGCTCAGAGCTCAACTCTGATTCGCATCGAAAACTGCAAGGCTTGAGTACAGAAGAGGAAAGTGGAATTCCACGTGTAGCGGTGAAATGCGTAGAGATGTGGAGGAACACCAGTGGCGAAGGCGACTTTCTGGGCTGTAACTGACGCTGAGGCGCGAAAGCGTGGGGAGCAAACAGGATTAGATACCCTGGTAGTCCACGCCGTAAACGATGAATGCTAGGTGTTAGGGGTTTCGATACCCTTGGTGCCGAAGTTAACACATTAAGCATTCCGCCTGGGGAGTACGCTCGCAAGAGTGAAACTCAAAGGAATTGACGGGGACCCGCACAAGCAGTGGAGTATGTGGTTTAATTCGAAGCAACGCGAAGAACCTTACCAGCTCTTGACATCCCTCTGAATCACCTAGAGATAGGTGCGGCCCTTCGGGGACAGAGGAGA
It includes:
- the nadE gene encoding ammonia-dependent NAD(+) synthetase, producing MENVSQQTIIAALDVKPTVDPKDEIRRRVDFLKAYMQHTRAKGFVLGISGGQDSTLAGKLAQLAVNEWNAEHEGDPNQATFLAVRLPYGVQRDEDDCQDALRFIEPTRTVTVNIKGAVDAAVSAFEEATGEKLGDFHKGNVKARERMKVQYDLAAHYGLLVLGTDHAAEAITGFYTKHGDGACDVAPIFGLNKRQGRSLLVGLGCPEHLYMKKPTADLEDLKPGIPDEEALGMSYEQLDDYLEGKTLPAELSGKIEARYMLTEHKRRGPVTVYDEWWKE
- a CDS encoding nicotinate phosphoribosyltransferase; amino-acid sequence: MTYGNLALHTDKYQINMMYAHWKNGSMNERAVFEMFFRKLPFGNGYAVAAGLERVIDYIRDLRFGEEEIAYLGEQEEQYEETFLQELRGFRFTGDLAAVPEGTIVFPNEPLIRVEARVFEAQLIETAMLNFVNYQSLIATKASRIKQVAGSDVLLEFGTRRAQEADAAIWGARASYIAGFHATSNMRAGMQFGIPSKGTHAHAWVQGHETEEEAFRKYAEVLPDQVTLLVDTYDTLRSGVPNAIRIGHMLEQQGKRMNGIRLDSGDLAYLSQRARAMLDEAGLPYVQIVASNDLDENIIFNLKAQGARIDVWGVGTQLITGGDQPALGGVYKLVAREKDGELVPVIKISGNPEKVSMPGVKEVYRIVNRRTGMADGDYIALRHEEAIRRGEPIKLYDPLHPYIPTVIAEYEAVPLLQAIFQAGELVYTQPSLAEIRAYHEKQLAQFWPQYLRKLNPEMYRVNSSVEAWQLKLDLIQRYRAQ